The following are from one region of the Stigmatella ashevillena genome:
- a CDS encoding bile acid:sodium symporter family protein: protein MPSLSRLRPDAFTLTLIATVGVATVLPCRGEAVSLFSATTHAAIALLFFLHGARLSRSAILAGLTNWRLHLTVLASTFVLFPLLGWGLRGVLAGWMEPGLLQGFLFLCLLPSTVQSSIAFTSMAGGNVVAAICSASLSNLLGVVLTPVLVGLLMHLQGGGVSGRAVGAIFVQLFIPFLAGHLVRPWVGAWIERQRKLLSLVDRGSILLVVYTAFSEAVVNGLWQQLGLKDVVLLGGLSAALLAAILVLTTLASRGLGFSRQDEITLVFCGSKKSLASGVPMASVLFPVSSVGAIVLPLMLFHQIQLMVCAVLARRYAQQGLAKEG from the coding sequence ATGCCGAGCCTGTCCCGCCTTCGCCCTGACGCCTTCACCCTGACGCTCATCGCCACCGTGGGGGTGGCCACCGTGCTGCCCTGCCGGGGGGAGGCTGTCTCTCTCTTCAGCGCCACCACCCACGCGGCCATCGCGCTGCTCTTCTTCCTTCACGGCGCGCGGCTCTCGCGAAGCGCGATCCTCGCGGGCCTCACGAACTGGAGGCTTCACCTCACGGTGCTGGCCTCCACCTTCGTGCTCTTTCCCCTCCTGGGGTGGGGGCTGCGAGGCGTGCTCGCAGGATGGATGGAGCCCGGTCTCTTGCAGGGCTTCCTGTTTCTGTGCCTGTTGCCCTCCACGGTTCAGTCCTCCATCGCCTTCACGTCGATGGCGGGCGGAAACGTGGTGGCGGCCATTTGCAGCGCGTCCCTCTCGAACCTGCTGGGGGTGGTGCTGACGCCGGTGCTCGTGGGCTTGCTGATGCACCTCCAAGGCGGGGGTGTCTCGGGGCGGGCCGTCGGCGCCATCTTCGTTCAGTTGTTCATTCCGTTCTTGGCCGGCCACCTCGTGCGCCCCTGGGTGGGCGCCTGGATCGAGCGCCAGCGCAAGCTCCTCAGCCTCGTGGACCGGGGCTCCATCCTGCTGGTGGTCTACACCGCCTTCAGCGAGGCGGTCGTGAATGGGCTCTGGCAGCAACTGGGGCTGAAGGACGTGGTGCTGCTCGGAGGACTCTCCGCGGCCCTGCTGGCGGCCATCCTGGTCCTGACCACCCTGGCCAGCCGCGGGCTCGGCTTTTCGCGCCAGGATGAAATCACCCTCGTCTTCTGTGGCTCGAAGAAGAGCCTGGCCAGCGGGGTGCCCATGGCGAGCGTGTTGTTTCCCGTCTCGTCGGTCGGGGCCATCGTGCTGCCGTTGATGCTGTTCCACCAGATCCAGTTGATGGTCTGCGCCGTGCTCGCGCGCAGATATGCCCAGCAAGGCCTGGCGAAGGAGGGGTAG
- a CDS encoding PepSY domain-containing protein: MSRLHNAFATVALLAGFAGGTALASDADEIKMLAQTKITLQQAIELAQQHQGGQAFEASIDDDSFKPVYEVSVVKDNRVYDVWVDGVEGKVLGAREDRKKD; this comes from the coding sequence ATGTCACGACTGCACAACGCCTTCGCCACCGTCGCCCTCTTGGCCGGATTTGCGGGGGGAACCGCACTCGCCTCGGATGCGGACGAAATCAAGATGCTCGCCCAGACGAAGATCACCTTGCAGCAGGCGATCGAGCTGGCCCAGCAGCATCAGGGTGGCCAGGCCTTCGAAGCCTCCATCGACGATGACAGCTTCAAGCCGGTCTACGAGGTCAGCGTCGTCAAGGACAACCGCGTCTATGACGTCTGGGTCGATGGGGTGGAGGGCAAGGTGCTGGGCGCCCGTGAGGACCGGAAGAAGGACTGA
- a CDS encoding fibronectin type III domain-containing protein has translation MNQHGVARTQGQKLFAGVAVLALLVSLLPSLALAADRGAWAAYVNYVVGDSVTYGGKGYDCRQPHQSLPGWEPPNVPALWLEKTGSVDVQAPTAPTGLASSGKTSNSVSLTWNASTDNVGVTGYEVFTSASATAVATTSGATGVTVSGLNANATYTFTVKARDAAGNRSAASSAFSVTTNPPSTDTQAPTVPASLRSTGTTSSSVSLAWNASTDNTAVTGYEVFTNGSASAAATTTGATSATVSGLNANTTYSFTVKARDAAGNRSAASSALSVKTQPATSGDVPSKILVGYWHNFDNGSGVIRLRNVSTKWDVINVSFAEPTNGATGGTIGFTPYNATDADFKADVAYLQSLGKKVIISIGGANGQVRLENATSRTAFVNSMGSIIEKYGFDGMDIDFEGHSLSLDAGDADFKNPRTPVVTNLIAAIRALRERFGTKFLLTMAPETFFVQLGYSFYGGSCISCDNRAGAYLPVIYAVRDILSWLQVQDYNSGPITGLDDQYHNMGTADFHVAMTDMLLAGFPVAKNPNSVFPALRPDQVAIGLPANVNAGGGYTSPAEVQKAVNALVKGTSIGSYTLRSNPANNKGLRGLMSWSVNWDAFANFEFTNSHRPYMDSLK, from the coding sequence ATGAACCAGCACGGAGTAGCCCGGACGCAAGGTCAGAAGTTGTTCGCAGGGGTGGCGGTCTTGGCCCTCCTGGTGAGTCTCCTCCCCTCGCTGGCGCTCGCGGCGGACCGCGGCGCGTGGGCGGCGTACGTCAATTACGTGGTGGGGGACAGCGTCACGTATGGCGGTAAGGGATACGACTGCCGCCAGCCGCACCAATCCCTGCCAGGCTGGGAGCCGCCCAACGTTCCTGCCTTGTGGCTGGAGAAGACGGGGTCCGTTGATGTCCAGGCGCCCACCGCGCCGACGGGCCTGGCGTCCTCGGGGAAGACGTCCAACAGCGTCTCGCTGACTTGGAATGCCTCCACGGACAACGTGGGGGTGACGGGTTACGAGGTCTTCACCAGCGCTTCAGCCACCGCGGTGGCCACCACCTCGGGCGCCACGGGCGTGACGGTGTCCGGGCTGAATGCCAACGCCACGTATACCTTCACAGTGAAGGCTCGGGACGCGGCCGGAAACCGTTCCGCCGCCAGCTCGGCCTTCAGCGTGACGACGAATCCGCCCAGCACGGACACGCAGGCGCCGACGGTCCCTGCGAGCCTGCGCTCCACGGGGACGACCAGCAGCAGTGTGTCGCTGGCGTGGAACGCCTCGACGGACAACACGGCGGTGACGGGTTATGAGGTTTTCACCAATGGTTCGGCCTCCGCGGCGGCCACCACCACGGGCGCCACGAGCGCGACGGTGTCTGGGCTGAACGCCAACACCACCTACAGCTTCACGGTGAAGGCCCGGGATGCGGCCGGGAACCGTTCCGCCGCCAGCAGCGCGCTCAGCGTCAAGACGCAGCCGGCCACCTCGGGGGATGTCCCCAGCAAGATCCTCGTGGGCTACTGGCACAACTTCGACAATGGCTCGGGCGTCATCCGCCTGCGCAATGTGTCGACCAAGTGGGATGTCATCAACGTCTCTTTCGCCGAGCCGACGAATGGCGCCACGGGCGGGACGATTGGCTTTACGCCGTACAATGCCACCGACGCGGACTTCAAGGCGGACGTTGCCTATCTTCAGAGCCTGGGCAAGAAGGTGATCATCTCCATCGGAGGGGCCAACGGACAGGTCCGCCTGGAGAACGCCACGTCCCGGACGGCTTTCGTCAACTCGATGGGCTCCATCATCGAGAAGTATGGGTTTGATGGCATGGACATCGATTTCGAGGGCCACTCCCTGTCCCTCGATGCCGGGGACGCGGATTTCAAGAACCCGAGGACGCCAGTCGTCACCAACCTCATCGCCGCCATCCGGGCCCTGCGGGAGCGCTTCGGCACGAAGTTCCTGCTCACCATGGCGCCCGAGACGTTCTTCGTCCAGCTGGGCTACTCCTTCTACGGCGGCAGCTGCATCTCCTGCGACAACCGGGCGGGGGCCTACCTGCCGGTCATCTACGCGGTGCGCGACATCCTTAGCTGGCTGCAAGTGCAGGATTACAACTCGGGGCCGATCACCGGCCTGGATGATCAGTACCACAACATGGGGACCGCGGACTTCCACGTGGCGATGACGGACATGCTGCTGGCGGGCTTCCCGGTCGCCAAGAACCCCAACAGCGTCTTCCCCGCGCTGCGCCCGGATCAGGTGGCGATCGGGTTGCCGGCCAACGTGAACGCGGGCGGCGGCTATACCTCTCCGGCCGAGGTGCAGAAGGCAGTGAATGCCTTGGTCAAGGGGACCTCGATCGGGTCCTACACGTTGCGGAGCAATCCAGCCAACAACAAGGGCCTCCGGGGGCTGATGTCCTGGTCGGTGAACTGGGATGCGTTCGCGAACTTCGAGTTCACGAACAGTCACCGTCCGTACATGGATTCCCTGAAGTAG
- a CDS encoding porin, whose product MTKARLSLFLTLLLATTLPAWGQTVSSPPAPGSQEPTASAPAATAEPVPAPTPTPLPAPPPPPASPAPTITAEPGRGILVKGPGDRYSLGIRARIQFRDTFLHFDQSDTNEINIRTLRLTVHGNVLSPDLRYTIQLAFGGNDFETGSSSPIFDAFVDYTRYRDLNIRVGQFFVPFDRARTIREFALQMVDRQQVVRELTLDRDVGVMFSSTNLFGLHEWLGYNLFIGGGDGRNRFTAYEAGPIAVLRLTLRPFGTFDDDQEGDLTRAARPRLTFGLAGAYNYRTSRRNSTYGTAFTAGTVNYTNLAADLVFKYRGFSLLAEGLWRKASEDVLEGTVNGTVTREPTRSGYGYFVQGGFLVSPTVELTARWEELFARHGTDPQLHQLVQTQGKQVGGGANVYLNGHAFKLQGDYFYIFGPEGEPRHLARIQLDASF is encoded by the coding sequence ATGACGAAGGCACGCTTGTCCCTGTTTCTCACCCTGTTGCTGGCAACCACGCTCCCCGCCTGGGGCCAGACCGTCTCCTCCCCTCCCGCTCCGGGGTCGCAAGAGCCCACCGCCTCGGCTCCCGCAGCCACTGCGGAGCCGGTTCCAGCCCCCACTCCCACCCCACTTCCGGCCCCACCGCCGCCTCCGGCCAGCCCCGCGCCCACCATCACCGCGGAGCCCGGACGAGGCATCCTCGTGAAGGGGCCCGGTGACCGCTACTCCCTCGGAATCCGGGCGCGAATCCAGTTCCGGGACACATTCCTTCACTTCGACCAGAGCGATACCAACGAGATCAACATCCGGACGCTCCGGCTCACCGTGCACGGCAACGTGCTGTCGCCGGACCTGCGCTACACCATCCAGTTGGCCTTCGGCGGCAATGACTTCGAGACGGGCAGCAGCTCTCCCATCTTCGATGCCTTCGTGGATTACACCCGGTACCGGGATCTCAACATCCGCGTGGGGCAGTTCTTCGTTCCCTTCGACCGGGCCCGGACCATCCGCGAGTTCGCGCTCCAGATGGTCGACCGGCAGCAGGTGGTGCGCGAGCTGACGCTCGACCGGGACGTGGGCGTGATGTTCTCGTCCACCAACCTCTTCGGGCTGCACGAGTGGCTCGGCTACAACCTCTTCATCGGCGGAGGAGATGGACGCAACCGCTTCACGGCGTACGAGGCAGGGCCGATCGCCGTTCTGCGGCTCACGCTGCGGCCCTTCGGCACCTTCGATGACGACCAAGAAGGAGACCTGACGCGCGCGGCAAGGCCCCGGCTGACGTTCGGTCTGGCGGGCGCCTACAACTACCGGACCTCGCGCCGCAACAGCACCTACGGCACCGCCTTCACCGCCGGCACGGTGAACTACACGAACCTGGCCGCGGACCTGGTGTTCAAGTACCGGGGCTTCTCCCTGCTCGCCGAGGGGCTGTGGCGAAAAGCCAGCGAGGATGTACTTGAGGGAACCGTCAATGGCACCGTCACGCGCGAGCCCACCCGCTCCGGGTATGGCTACTTCGTTCAGGGCGGCTTCCTGGTGAGCCCCACGGTGGAGCTGACCGCGCGCTGGGAGGAACTCTTCGCCCGGCATGGCACGGATCCGCAGTTGCATCAGCTCGTCCAGACACAAGGCAAGCAGGTCGGCGGCGGCGCCAACGTCTACCTGAACGGCCATGCCTTCAAGCTGCAAGGCGACTACTTCTACATCTTTGGTCCCGAGGGAGAGCCCCGCCACCTCGCCCGCATTCAGCTCGACGCGAGCTTCTGA
- a CDS encoding Vps62-related protein, translated as MTAQSAALEDIRGNTLYGSWSSSGGPVASSPGNRRLLVEYTGATGPVTFELDSSVNPSLYLLNATGQVVQEAHSGQGTQARITRSLAPGNYTLVAATTVAGRAGEFTIRSDKALLRYPQRLWVQAATQFQWIYDDAGTGADNDVSIWRPNLSQLPGYYSLGDVAMPSHGQAPRTTFVVSGEGDLLARPTGYTWVWSDWGSGGTHDVSFWAPVAPSGYTCLGSVAVQGYSAPSTELIRCVKSEYALQADSGWVWNDSGSGADYDLALWQANPRDHRRLGASTFVAQGHHGNPESGRFWALNKSATANPELQGTPVDATTALQYAPRIWLHHEEYYFPSSVEFFLPNVHEANGHLVTNQPLGCDSCTDPAFLDGQRPDQTHVPAYAQIVTRTQGGVPTNITDVIYWSFYPYNNGKRVCIGWYTSLGCVGAYSTFGNHVGDWEHLTVRFVDGRPSQVYMSQHANGQTFTFGDKAVALVGWHPEAYSAKGSHGLYPDAARHTYETIFNGDTLNDDTSRGIAWNTWDRPVIFNWQPLGTFTGSLSWLNITSDWGNESAGCDNIISQQSGECVLNSGPTAPLKKGFASPSAMTLE; from the coding sequence ATGACCGCCCAGTCCGCCGCCCTGGAGGATATCCGAGGCAATACCTTGTATGGGTCTTGGAGCAGTTCGGGGGGACCCGTCGCATCCAGCCCCGGCAACCGGCGGTTGCTCGTGGAGTACACGGGGGCAACAGGCCCGGTGACCTTCGAGCTCGACTCGAGCGTCAACCCTTCACTCTACCTGCTGAATGCCACCGGTCAGGTGGTGCAGGAGGCCCACAGCGGACAGGGCACCCAGGCGCGCATCACCCGTTCCTTGGCTCCGGGAAACTACACGCTGGTGGCGGCGACCACGGTGGCGGGGCGAGCGGGGGAGTTCACGATCCGCTCGGACAAGGCCCTGCTGCGCTATCCGCAGCGCCTCTGGGTCCAAGCGGCCACCCAATTCCAGTGGATCTACGACGACGCCGGAACGGGCGCCGACAACGATGTCTCCATCTGGCGGCCCAATCTCAGTCAACTGCCCGGCTACTACTCCCTGGGGGATGTGGCCATGCCCTCCCATGGACAGGCTCCCCGAACGACGTTCGTGGTCTCTGGAGAAGGCGACCTGCTGGCACGCCCCACCGGCTACACCTGGGTCTGGAGCGATTGGGGCTCCGGGGGAACGCACGACGTCTCCTTCTGGGCGCCGGTGGCTCCCTCCGGATACACCTGCCTGGGCTCGGTCGCCGTGCAGGGCTACAGCGCGCCCTCCACGGAACTCATCCGGTGCGTCAAGAGTGAGTACGCGCTCCAGGCCGACAGTGGCTGGGTGTGGAACGACAGCGGCTCTGGCGCGGACTACGATCTTGCCCTCTGGCAGGCAAATCCGCGCGACCACCGGAGACTGGGCGCGTCTACCTTCGTCGCGCAGGGACACCATGGCAATCCGGAGAGCGGGCGCTTCTGGGCACTCAACAAGAGCGCGACCGCCAACCCAGAACTGCAAGGCACACCGGTCGATGCCACCACAGCGCTTCAGTACGCCCCCCGCATCTGGCTCCACCACGAGGAGTATTACTTTCCCTCCTCGGTCGAGTTCTTCCTCCCCAACGTGCACGAGGCCAATGGCCACCTGGTGACAAACCAGCCTCTCGGCTGTGATTCATGCACGGATCCCGCGTTCCTCGATGGCCAGCGGCCTGATCAGACCCACGTGCCTGCGTATGCCCAGATTGTCACCCGCACCCAGGGAGGCGTTCCCACGAACATCACGGACGTCATCTATTGGAGCTTCTACCCTTACAACAATGGCAAGCGGGTGTGCATCGGCTGGTACACGAGCCTGGGCTGCGTGGGCGCCTACTCCACCTTTGGAAACCATGTGGGCGACTGGGAGCACCTGACGGTGCGGTTCGTCGATGGCCGACCCTCTCAGGTGTACATGAGCCAGCATGCCAATGGACAGACCTTCACCTTCGGAGACAAGGCCGTGGCCCTCGTTGGCTGGCACCCCGAGGCCTACTCGGCGAAGGGCTCTCATGGGCTCTACCCGGACGCCGCGCGGCACACCTATGAGACAATCTTCAATGGTGACACCCTCAATGATGACACCAGCCGGGGCATTGCCTGGAACACCTGGGACCGGCCGGTGATCTTCAACTGGCAGCCCCTGGGAACCTTCACCGGAAGCCTCTCCTGGCTCAACATCACGAGCGATTGGGGCAACGAGTCCGCAGGCTGCGACAACATCATCTCGCAACAGTCGGGAGAGTGCGTGCTCAACAGTGGCCCCACGGCGCCTCTGAAGAAAGGCTTTGCCAGCCCGAGCGCCATGACGTTGGAGTGA
- a CDS encoding complex I subunit 4 family protein, with the protein MSNLDPYLLSLVVFLPLFFVGILAFIPAQEHGPIRVLALLGLLADGAVSLWAWLRFQPAGPEFQLEHRASFLELGGVSYHVGVDGLAISLVMLTALLGPVVVLASWRSVQERVKEFHLALLVLQVFTMGALVSLDLMLFYIFFEASLLPTGLLVGVWGGALRNKASARYFLASFAGSVLMLVSLLAVYSVALPVGQRTFDYALVSNTLQEAHRELAACRTPVAECGALSPLAQSVGTWGTWIFAGFALAFAVKSALFPVHRWLAETQSEAPRAASVLLAIKLGAFGFWRFGFPLFPDASQQFRGLLTVLAVISIVYGALMCLAQRDIRRFLAYATISHLGSILLGMLTLTEEGATGSAYHMINQGLSTAAIFLLVGFLQEQRGSKQVQDYGGLARTMPRFAASFVLITFSLIGLPGTNGFVSEFLVLLGAFKSNLSPAVGALAATGVVLSAAYMLWLVQKVLFGPVRHPENQSLRDLHGREWVMTIPFLVLVVVLGVKPQPILDRLEPASRRFVARSSVGMEGANPPAELLRVTSSPLPEQASRELAPDFAHRVQ; encoded by the coding sequence ATGAGTAATCTCGACCCCTATCTCCTGTCCCTCGTGGTCTTCCTTCCCCTCTTCTTCGTGGGGATTCTGGCGTTCATCCCGGCCCAGGAACACGGACCCATCCGGGTCTTGGCCCTGCTGGGACTGCTGGCGGACGGAGCGGTGAGCCTCTGGGCGTGGCTGCGCTTCCAGCCCGCGGGGCCCGAGTTCCAATTGGAGCACCGCGCGAGCTTTCTCGAACTCGGCGGGGTGTCCTACCACGTGGGCGTGGATGGGCTGGCCATCTCGCTGGTGATGCTCACGGCCCTGCTCGGGCCGGTGGTGGTGCTGGCCAGTTGGCGCTCGGTGCAGGAGCGGGTGAAGGAGTTCCACCTGGCCCTCCTCGTGCTCCAGGTCTTCACGATGGGGGCCCTGGTGTCCCTGGACCTGATGCTCTTCTACATCTTCTTCGAGGCCTCGCTGCTGCCCACGGGCCTGCTGGTGGGCGTGTGGGGCGGAGCGCTGCGCAACAAGGCCAGCGCGCGCTACTTCCTGGCCTCGTTCGCGGGCAGCGTGCTCATGCTCGTGTCGCTGCTGGCGGTGTACAGCGTGGCGCTGCCGGTCGGACAGCGGACGTTCGACTACGCGCTCGTCTCCAACACCTTGCAGGAGGCGCACCGGGAGCTGGCCGCCTGCCGCACGCCGGTGGCCGAGTGCGGCGCGCTCTCCCCGCTGGCCCAGTCGGTGGGCACCTGGGGCACGTGGATCTTCGCCGGATTCGCCCTGGCCTTCGCGGTGAAGTCGGCCCTCTTCCCCGTGCACCGGTGGCTGGCCGAGACGCAGTCCGAGGCGCCCCGGGCCGCCTCGGTGCTCCTGGCCATCAAGCTGGGCGCGTTCGGCTTCTGGCGCTTCGGCTTCCCGCTGTTTCCTGACGCCAGCCAGCAGTTCCGAGGCCTGCTCACGGTGCTGGCCGTCATCAGCATCGTCTACGGGGCGCTCATGTGCCTGGCCCAGCGCGACATCCGCCGGTTCCTGGCCTACGCGACCATCAGCCACCTGGGCAGCATCCTGCTGGGCATGCTGACCCTCACCGAGGAGGGGGCCACCGGCAGCGCCTACCACATGATCAACCAGGGCCTCTCCACCGCGGCGATCTTCCTCCTGGTGGGCTTTCTTCAGGAGCAGCGCGGCAGCAAGCAGGTGCAGGACTACGGCGGGCTGGCCCGGACGATGCCCCGCTTCGCCGCCTCCTTCGTGCTCATCACCTTCAGCCTCATCGGCCTTCCGGGCACCAATGGCTTCGTCAGCGAGTTCCTCGTGCTGCTGGGCGCCTTCAAGAGCAACCTGAGCCCGGCGGTGGGCGCGCTGGCGGCCACAGGCGTCGTCCTCAGCGCGGCGTACATGCTGTGGCTGGTGCAGAAGGTGCTGTTTGGACCGGTGCGGCACCCGGAGAACCAGTCCCTGCGCGACCTTCACGGGCGGGAGTGGGTGATGACGATTCCGTTCCTGGTGCTGGTGGTGGTGCTGGGCGTCAAGCCCCAGCCCATCCTCGACCGGCTCGAGCCCGCCAGCCGCCGCTTCGTGGCGCGCTCGAGCGTGGGCATGGAAGGGGCCAACCCTCCCGCGGAGCTGCTCCGGGTGACGTCCTCACCGCTGCCCGAGCAGGCCTCGCGAGAGCTCGCACCGGACTTCGCCCACCGCGTGCAGTAG
- a CDS encoding sensor histidine kinase, with product MWRPRVLRTANFRLALSYAAAFSLSVFLLGVIVFFGVRSSLEQQLRGQVEAELHQLLVDYRDDGLEELRHDIRERIEANPARRLYYAMQSPDGRVVFDRLLSIPTPDGWHRVRVPSRGEKDADTPALLQSLTLDGGYKLAVAADLGPLHEAERAIFHAFGWAFLFTLMAGALGGLWIGQRFLSQIDAITRVADRIGQGDVKERLPSRGTGDDLDQLAAVINRMLDRIQRLLESVQQVSTSIAHDLRTPLGHLRQTLEAMRKETGSPERMNALHDEALQQLDATLETFTALLRIAEVESGSRKGGFKLLCLSDVLKAVAEAYRPVAEDNGQRLTENITPRIHLQGDRNLLTQLFANLVENALHHSGRGSEIHLRLEEGADGRFTATVSDTGRGIPRAEHANVFKPFYRLDKSRTGAGSGLGMSLVAAIAGLHTLSITLEDNAPGLKVRLQGQFKPSPQPRVG from the coding sequence ATGTGGCGCCCTAGAGTCCTGAGAACAGCGAACTTCCGCCTCGCCCTGAGCTATGCGGCCGCTTTCAGCCTGTCCGTCTTTCTCCTCGGAGTGATCGTCTTCTTCGGGGTCCGTTCGTCGCTCGAGCAGCAACTGCGCGGCCAGGTCGAGGCGGAACTCCACCAACTCCTGGTGGACTACCGGGACGACGGACTGGAAGAACTCCGGCACGACATCCGCGAGCGCATCGAGGCCAATCCAGCAAGGCGGCTGTACTACGCCATGCAGAGCCCGGACGGCCGCGTGGTCTTCGACCGGCTGCTGTCCATTCCCACCCCCGACGGCTGGCACCGCGTCAGGGTCCCCTCCCGGGGAGAGAAAGACGCTGACACCCCTGCCCTGCTTCAGTCCCTCACGCTCGACGGTGGATACAAGCTGGCGGTGGCCGCGGATCTGGGCCCACTCCACGAGGCGGAGCGGGCCATTTTCCATGCCTTCGGCTGGGCCTTCCTGTTCACCTTGATGGCGGGGGCCCTCGGCGGGCTGTGGATCGGCCAGCGCTTCCTCTCCCAGATCGACGCCATCACCCGGGTGGCGGACCGGATTGGCCAGGGAGACGTGAAGGAACGTCTCCCCTCTCGGGGAACAGGGGATGATCTGGACCAGCTCGCCGCGGTCATCAACCGCATGCTGGACCGCATTCAGCGGCTCTTGGAGAGCGTGCAGCAGGTGAGCACGAGCATCGCCCACGATCTGCGGACGCCGCTCGGGCACCTGCGACAGACATTGGAGGCGATGCGCAAAGAAACCGGGTCACCGGAGCGGATGAATGCGCTGCACGATGAAGCTTTGCAGCAACTGGATGCCACCTTGGAGACGTTCACCGCCTTGCTGCGCATCGCCGAGGTGGAATCAGGCTCACGAAAGGGGGGCTTCAAACTCCTTTGTCTCTCCGACGTGCTGAAAGCCGTCGCGGAGGCCTACCGGCCCGTCGCCGAAGACAATGGCCAGCGCTTGACGGAGAACATCACCCCTCGAATCCACCTCCAGGGTGACCGCAACCTGCTGACACAACTCTTCGCCAACCTGGTGGAGAATGCCTTGCACCACAGCGGCCGGGGCAGTGAGATCCACCTGAGACTGGAAGAAGGAGCAGACGGACGTTTCACGGCCACCGTGTCCGACACAGGGCGGGGAATCCCAAGGGCGGAGCATGCGAATGTCTTCAAGCCCTTCTACCGGCTGGACAAAAGCCGCACAGGAGCAGGCAGTGGGCTGGGGATGAGCCTGGTGGCCGCCATCGCGGGGCTCCACACCCTCTCCATTACGCTCGAGGACAATGCTCCAGGCCTGAAGGTCCGCCTCCAGGGACAATTCAAACCTTCCCCTCAACCCAGGGTTGGTTGA
- a CDS encoding winged helix-turn-helix domain-containing protein — protein sequence MRILLIEDDAQTAEYVRRGLTELGQLVDHAQDGQEGLLMATTGHYDVLVIDRMLPKLDGLTLLRMLREGHVRTPTLFLTAMGSIDDRVRGLESGGDDYLVKPFAFSELYARICSLGRRPPLQDVQTVFTLADLEMDLLKRTVTRSGKPIELQPTEFRLLEYLLRHAGRAVTRTMLLEHVWNFHFDPKTNIVETHISRLRAKLDRGFSTELIHTVRGVGYKIDVAP from the coding sequence TTGCGCATTTTGCTGATCGAGGACGACGCGCAGACGGCGGAATACGTGCGCCGGGGACTGACCGAACTTGGGCAGCTCGTCGACCATGCGCAGGATGGCCAGGAGGGCCTCCTCATGGCGACCACCGGCCACTACGACGTGCTGGTCATCGACCGGATGCTGCCGAAACTCGATGGGCTGACCCTGCTGCGGATGCTGCGCGAAGGACACGTCCGGACGCCCACGCTGTTTCTCACCGCCATGGGCAGCATCGATGACCGGGTGAGGGGGCTGGAATCCGGAGGGGACGATTATCTGGTGAAGCCCTTTGCCTTCTCCGAGCTCTACGCCCGCATCTGCTCCTTGGGCCGCCGTCCTCCCCTTCAAGACGTCCAGACGGTCTTCACGCTCGCCGACTTGGAGATGGACCTCCTCAAGCGGACGGTGACGCGTTCCGGAAAACCCATCGAACTGCAACCCACGGAATTCCGGCTCCTGGAATACCTGCTGCGCCATGCCGGGCGTGCCGTCACACGCACGATGCTGCTGGAGCATGTCTGGAATTTTCATTTCGACCCGAAGACCAACATCGTCGAGACGCACATCAGCCGCTTGCGTGCCAAGCTGGACCGCGGCTTCAGCACGGAGCTGATCCACACGGTCCGTGGGGTGGGATACAAAATCGATGTGGCGCCCTAG